A portion of the Tenacibaculum todarodis genome contains these proteins:
- a CDS encoding helix-turn-helix domain-containing protein, which yields MEAVILTKEQYNELVVRLDKLNSTLESNQKPSHETFLDNQEFIQLMNISKRTAQTWRDEGKVSFSQIGSKIYYKMKDVEVLLDKNYNKAFKNKR from the coding sequence ATGGAAGCAGTAATTTTAACAAAAGAACAGTACAACGAATTAGTAGTAAGATTAGATAAATTAAATTCTACTTTAGAATCTAATCAAAAACCATCACACGAAACCTTTCTCGATAATCAAGAGTTTATCCAGCTAATGAATATTAGCAAACGAACAGCGCAAACTTGGAGAGATGAAGGTAAAGTATCATTTTCTCAAATTGGCAGTAAAATTTACTACAAGATGAAAGATGTAGAAGTCTTACTGGATAAAAACTACAATAAAGCCTTTAAAAATAAAAGGTAG
- a CDS encoding site-specific integrase, giving the protein MASIKLILKKSKVDKSGKAPLYLRVIKDRKTKFISLSLKLEPNEWDEDKQKVKKNHSNSTRLNKYISQKVADAQGQIADLETKNQSTSARKLKEAIKGKPLVNFFEYAYNRCEKQKDTLALSTYNNYKNYLKKFEKFIGHKELMFDDITVTTLKDYAGYCSTTLGNNNTTINFSLKILNLMFKEAQREDLIPLNHFPFSKFKVKKAKSTKRFLTVEQLEAFTKLEVSDKAKAQIIKDMFLFAVFSGGLRFGDIIELKWNNYNAKTHKITKTIRKTNRQHSIRIGQVAIDILEKYKTENVNQDDIIFPFANIDNDYFTDREQRAKVVRQAIALSNMYLTKMGKTLELPFSLTFHISRHTFATRALNNGMRIEHVSKLMDHSDIGITQVYAKIISSELDNAVDKYIN; this is encoded by the coding sequence ATGGCTTCAATAAAACTAATTTTAAAAAAATCAAAAGTAGATAAGTCTGGAAAAGCACCTTTATATTTAAGGGTGATAAAAGACCGTAAAACTAAATTCATTTCTTTAAGCTTAAAATTAGAGCCTAATGAATGGGATGAAGATAAACAAAAGGTTAAAAAAAATCATAGTAACTCTACACGACTAAATAAATACATCTCTCAAAAGGTTGCAGATGCACAAGGACAAATAGCAGATTTAGAAACTAAAAATCAATCCACATCAGCAAGAAAACTAAAAGAAGCTATAAAGGGGAAACCGTTAGTTAATTTCTTTGAGTATGCATACAACCGATGCGAAAAACAAAAAGACACTTTAGCACTATCAACATATAACAACTATAAAAACTACTTGAAAAAGTTTGAAAAGTTTATAGGCCATAAAGAGTTAATGTTCGATGATATTACTGTAACCACTTTAAAAGACTATGCAGGTTACTGTAGTACTACTTTAGGCAACAATAACACGACGATAAATTTTTCTTTAAAGATTCTTAACCTAATGTTTAAAGAAGCGCAGAGAGAGGATTTAATACCGTTAAATCATTTTCCTTTTAGTAAATTTAAAGTCAAGAAAGCAAAAAGCACAAAACGATTTTTAACAGTTGAACAGTTAGAAGCTTTTACTAAATTAGAGGTTTCAGATAAAGCAAAAGCACAAATTATAAAAGATATGTTTCTATTTGCTGTCTTTTCAGGAGGTTTAAGGTTTGGCGATATAATAGAATTAAAGTGGAATAATTACAACGCTAAAACACATAAAATAACAAAGACAATACGCAAAACAAACAGACAGCACAGTATTAGAATTGGGCAAGTTGCAATAGATATTTTAGAAAAATATAAAACTGAAAATGTAAATCAAGACGATATAATATTTCCTTTCGCAAATATTGATAACGATTATTTTACAGACAGAGAACAAAGAGCAAAAGTAGTAAGACAAGCAATAGCGTTAAGTAATATGTATTTAACTAAAATGGGTAAAACTTTAGAGTTACCATTTTCTTTAACCTTTCATATTAGCAGACATACATTTGCTACCAGAGCATTAAATAATGGTATGAGAATAGAACACGTATCTAAATTAATGGATCATTCCGATATTGGAATAACACAAGTATATGCAAAAATTATAAGTAGTGAATTAGATAATGCAGTAGATAAATACATCAATTAG